From Juglans regia cultivar Chandler chromosome 8, Walnut 2.0, whole genome shotgun sequence, the proteins below share one genomic window:
- the LOC109008578 gene encoding 50S ribosomal protein L7/L12-like — protein MGMKDPLTVGVMKPEVAGLARIVAKAPTTAKEEKKLENTVFELKHESYEAASKIKIIKEVRSFTDLGLKEAKDLVEKTPSVFKRGVSKEGEQIIEKMKALEA, from the coding sequence ATGGGAATGAAAGACCCACTAACAGTTGGGGTCATGAAACCAGAAGTTGCGGGATTGGCTAGAATTGTAGCAAAGGCACCAACAACAGccaaggaggagaagaaactAGAAAATACTGTTTTTGAATTAAAACATGAGTCTTATGAAGCAGCTTCAAAGATCAAGATAATCAAGGAGGTTAGGAGTTTTACTGATTTGGGTCTCAAGGAAGCCAAAGACTTGGTGGAGAAGACCCCATCAGTTTTTAAAAGGGGAGTATCAAAAGAAGGTGAGCAAATAATTGAGAAGATGAAAGCTCTTGAGGCCTAG